From Toxorhynchites rutilus septentrionalis strain SRP chromosome 2, ASM2978413v1, whole genome shotgun sequence, a single genomic window includes:
- the LOC129765535 gene encoding tigger transposable element-derived protein 2-like, translated as MDGLQGSSTNVNRKRRSNFLTLVEKVRIIEDFEAGGGTHDFLGKKYGVGSSTVTRIIQKKEAIREAVDKFKEYGVNNRKTLKEQTFPLLEEAIYIWILQQRQSNILLTVDILKAKAELLFKMFQDRGLYAVHGFSASDGWMHRFKQRFGLRVKAVTGEKASVNVEAYLNFKKVLGRFRKCSYHYPKSLMQMNLPCSSSS; from the coding sequence GATCCAGTACGAACGTTAACCGGAAACGGAGGAGCAATTTCCTGACGCTGGTGGAGAAGGTTCGCATAATTGAAGATTTTGAAGCAGGAGGTGGTACGCATGACTTTCTtgggaagaagtacggcgtagGATCTTCTACGGTCACGAGAATAATCCAAAAGAAAGAAGCAATTCGTGAGGCGGTGGACAAGTTCAAGGAATATGgtgtaaataatcgaaaaacattgaaagagcAGACGTTCCCTTTGCTGGAAGAAGCTATTTACATCTGGATTTTACAGCAGCGGCAGTCCAACATTTTGTTGACAGTGGATATTCTTAAAGCAAAGGCGGAGCTGCTGTTTAAGATGTTCCAGGACCGGGGGCTCTATGCGGTGCACGGTTTTTCTGCTTCGGATGGCTGGATGCATCGTTTTAAGCAGCGGTTTGGATTGCGCGTGAAAGCCGTAACAGGAGAAAAGGCATCGGTAAACGTTGAAGCGTACCTAAATTTCAAGAAGGTTCTAGGAAGATTCAGGAAATGCAGCTATCACTATCCCAAGTCTTTAATGCAGATGAATCTGCCTTGTTCATCAAGCTCCTAG
- the LOC129765536 gene encoding jerky protein homolog-like produces MVPRRVCPRCSKIFGLEPKALLVLDNCTSHYDVDESLQSDDGLIQVIYFPPNVTAECQPMDQAVINAIKRKYKRKLMLALILENEHLSFDERLKKINLQQCISWLATSWEEISDKTIRNSWKKLIDGLPEDAVNVDSKAADDDFKALVSRIDSLAGTKTSEQDIDLWIKDQVYDADHNPDWVTSEVFSDDEILSSVLKKDQPEMQEEWLVDTEDGSNSFDTSITSTGDPDFGDAIKSIDCLVRYMKHDVAEVCRLNALRSKITEVEWLKRAC; encoded by the exons ATGGTTCCACGAAGAGTTTGTCCCCGCTGTTCGAAAATTTTCGGATTGGAGCCAAAGGCATTGCTGGTTCTTGATAATTGCACCAGTCATTATGACGTTGACGAATCTCTACAGAGTGACGATGGACTGATTCAAGTGATCTACTTCCCACCAAATGTAACTGCTGAATGCCAGCCGATGGACCAAGCGGTCATCAATGCAATCAAGCGAAAGTATAAAAGAAAACTGATGCTCGCATTAATTCTGGAAAACGAACACTTAAG TTTCGATGAACGATTGAAGAAGATTAATCTTCAACAGTGTATTTCGTGGTTGGCAACCTCTTGGGAGGAGATATCTGACAAAACTATACGTAATTCGTGGAAGAAATTGATCGATGGTTTGCCGGAGGATGCTGTTAATGTAGACTCGAAAGCGGCCGATGATGACTTCAAAGCGCTTGTGTCCAGGATTGACAGTTTGGCAGGAACAAAAACATCTGAGCAAGATATTGATCTGTGGATCAAAGATCAGGTGTATGATGCTGATCATAATCCAGATTGGGTAACCAGTGAAGTGTTCTCTGATGACGAGATTTTGTCATCAGTTCTCAAGAAAGATCAACCTGAAATGCAAGAAGAATGGTTGGTAGACACAGAAGATGGAAGTAATTCGTTTGATACTTCCATTACTAGTACCGGAGATCCTGATTTTGGCGATGCAATCAAGTCAATTGATTGCCTAGTTCGCTATATGAAGCATGATGTTGCAGAAGTATGCCGTTTGAACGCGCTACGTTCGAAAATCACTGAAGTTGAATGGCTAAAACGAGCATGTTGA